A region from the Acyrthosiphon pisum isolate AL4f chromosome A1, pea_aphid_22Mar2018_4r6ur, whole genome shotgun sequence genome encodes:
- the AANAT2 gene encoding arylalkylamine N-acetyltransferase-like isoform X2 — MSEVIKCIHNIVPTTAEDKQVVIEFLRKFFFRDEPLILGINMLEDVDSLAKLENYCFNFVDNGLAFKAVSPDGDLIGVVLNNLTCRVDGEKNNKIEEDTKGYTKFNDITAFLDKVEREADVFKKYPNVDRVMDIKIISVDESFRGQGVCKALIDKTIELALENECPMVYVECSSYFSAKAAERLGFECIYTLYFRDYLDENGEVIFKTPPPHDSSKVFVLHL; from the exons ATGAGTGAGGTCATCAAATGCATCCACAATATTGTCCCAACTACTGCTGAAGATAAACAAGTTGTCAttgaatttttaagaaaatttttcTTCAGAGATGAACCTCTTATTTTGGGTATAAATATGCTGGAAGATGTTGATTCTTTAGCAAAACTCGAAAActactgttttaattttgtggACAATG GTTTGGCGTTTAAAGCTGTATCTCCTGATGGAGATTTAATAGGCGTCGTTCTAAATAATCTGACGTGCAGAGTAGAcggtgaaaaaaataacaaaatcgaagAAGACACAAAAGGTTACACCAAGTTTAATGATATTACGGCATTTTTGGATAAAGTCGAGCGAGAAGCagatgtgtttaaaaaatatccaaacGTAGATCGTGTAAtggacataaaaataatttctgtagATGAATCATTTAGAGGCCAAGGAGTATGCAAAGCTCTAATTGATAAAACAAT aGAGTTAGCGTTGGAAAATGAATGTCCAATGGTTTATGTCGAGTGCAGCAGTTATTTTTCGGCTAAAGCAGCAGAGAGGCTTGGTTTCGAGTGCATATATACCTTGTATTTTCGAGACTATTTGGATGAAAATGGTGAAGTCATTTTTAAAACTCCTCCTCCTCACGATTCTTCAAAGGTGTTCGTATTACATTTGTAA